The following coding sequences lie in one Dehalococcoidia bacterium genomic window:
- a CDS encoding DinB family protein has protein sequence METRKRLERAIAALLEARAEFDAATRDLDPEHVDDGANWSVLDHVRHVSHPGAYPKWIRGLATDRSFTLPNFGGRAGYWAWTRQNALDVIDEQIAFARSLSDWQLTRRAKMGNREVDVIDLLEGMANHYRHHAETIRRMTGQQTGHSVPHPDS, from the coding sequence ATGGAGACCCGCAAACGTCTGGAACGAGCAATCGCCGCCCTTCTTGAAGCGCGCGCTGAGTTCGACGCCGCAACTCGCGACTTGGACCCGGAGCATGTCGACGACGGCGCGAACTGGTCGGTGCTCGACCATGTCCGTCATGTCAGCCATCCTGGCGCGTACCCGAAGTGGATCCGCGGCCTGGCGACAGACCGCTCCTTCACCTTGCCGAACTTCGGTGGCCGCGCCGGCTATTGGGCGTGGACCCGCCAAAATGCCCTCGACGTGATCGATGAGCAGATCGCGTTTGCGCGCTCACTGTCCGACTGGCAGCTGACCCGCCGCGCCAAAATGGGGAACCGCGAGGTTGATGTCATCGACCTGCTCGAGGGGATGGCCAACCACTACCGGCACCATGCTGAGACGATCCGGCGGATGACTGGGCAGCAGACCGGCCACTCCGTTCCTCATCCAGACAGCTGA
- a CDS encoding ABC transporter substrate-binding protein, whose amino-acid sequence MTLRLSFVIRPYPHVQPLIDGEVKPEGVELDYQAFEWDAFNRMIREQAFDVSELSFSLHIQSVALGVSKVQALPVFPARHFKHSAWFVNVNSGIDRPQDLAGKTVGVFSYKMSTALWARSIIQHQYGVDLRSIRWVTSHPETFDTPPAGITIDFRPGVDLDQMLADGEIDAMIHPTMPQCFMNGDPRVRRLFPNFREEEARYFRETKIFPIGHVVAVKRELLAEYPWLARSLYDAFEEARRLSYERQRRNPDFSPLIWAQAYYAEEQQILGDDPLLYGLERSRPSVEAELRFLQEQGLIAQPPRVEDLFAPV is encoded by the coding sequence GTGACGTTGCGGCTGTCATTCGTTATTCGGCCCTATCCTCATGTCCAGCCGCTTATCGATGGAGAAGTGAAGCCGGAAGGGGTTGAACTCGACTATCAGGCATTTGAGTGGGACGCCTTCAACCGGATGATCCGAGAGCAGGCTTTTGATGTCTCGGAGCTCTCATTCTCGCTCCATATTCAAAGCGTCGCCCTCGGGGTGTCGAAAGTGCAGGCGCTTCCAGTATTTCCCGCACGGCATTTCAAACACAGTGCCTGGTTTGTCAATGTCAATTCGGGTATTGATCGGCCGCAGGATCTTGCCGGAAAGACCGTCGGTGTCTTTTCCTACAAGATGAGCACTGCTCTCTGGGCACGTTCAATCATTCAGCACCAGTATGGCGTCGATCTCCGCAGCATCAGATGGGTGACCTCTCATCCCGAAACTTTCGACACTCCGCCGGCAGGGATCACCATCGATTTTCGCCCTGGCGTCGACCTCGATCAGATGCTCGCAGACGGCGAGATAGACGCGATGATTCATCCGACAATGCCGCAGTGCTTTATGAATGGTGATCCGCGTGTCCGGCGGCTGTTTCCGAACTTTCGGGAGGAAGAGGCGCGCTATTTCCGAGAGACAAAGATCTTTCCGATCGGTCACGTCGTTGCAGTGAAGCGCGAGCTGCTCGCTGAATATCCGTGGCTGGCGCGCTCTCTGTACGATGCCTTCGAAGAAGCGCGTCGCCTCAGCTATGAGCGTCAGCGGCGCAACCCCGATTTCTCGCCGCTTATCTGGGCTCAAGCGTACTACGCCGAGGAGCAGCAGATCCTCGGCGATGACCCGCTTCTGTACGGGCTTGAGCGCAGCCGGCCTTCGGTCGAAGCGGAGTTGCGCTTTCTGCAGGAGCAGGGACTGATCGCCCAGCCGCCTCGGGTCGAAGATCTGTTCGCGCCGGTTTGA
- a CDS encoding tetratricopeptide repeat protein, whose amino-acid sequence MILEPISRAFAALAQRADTQIDLTEGAILIAALYSPQLDRRAEAARIDSLAAEAAAALAGGAGRTRALALAHWLFVEQGFAGNHLNYYDPRNSFLPEVLTRRLGIPIALAVLYLEVARRVGQPAFGVPLPGHFVIGAPVEGGTIYLNPFGGEELPRHALEALAARAVGRPVRIDGFLRPASRRAILVRMLQNLKQIYLSRESWELALRAIDWILLLTPESLLDRRDRGLLAFRLGQYGDAIAHLRRYLQAAPAGAERDRISRLLASLAS is encoded by the coding sequence ATGATCCTTGAACCGATCTCGCGCGCCTTTGCCGCGCTTGCGCAGCGAGCTGACACGCAGATCGACCTCACTGAAGGGGCGATCCTTATTGCGGCTCTCTACTCCCCTCAGCTCGACCGCCGGGCAGAGGCGGCGCGGATCGACTCTCTCGCGGCGGAAGCAGCGGCAGCGCTCGCGGGCGGCGCCGGGCGAACGCGGGCGCTCGCGCTCGCGCACTGGCTCTTCGTCGAGCAAGGCTTCGCGGGAAATCACCTCAACTATTACGACCCCCGCAACAGCTTCCTGCCAGAGGTCCTCACTCGCCGCCTGGGCATCCCAATCGCGCTCGCCGTGCTCTATCTCGAAGTTGCCCGCCGGGTCGGTCAGCCTGCGTTCGGCGTGCCGCTGCCCGGCCACTTCGTCATCGGCGCGCCCGTCGAGGGAGGAACGATCTATCTCAACCCTTTCGGCGGGGAGGAACTGCCACGCCACGCCCTCGAAGCGCTGGCTGCGCGTGCCGTCGGGCGGCCGGTCCGTATCGATGGGTTTTTGCGGCCCGCCTCACGCCGCGCCATCCTCGTGCGAATGCTGCAGAATTTGAAACAGATTTATCTCTCGCGCGAGTCGTGGGAGCTTGCCCTCCGCGCCATCGATTGGATCCTCCTCCTCACCCCGGAGTCGCTCCTCGACCGCCGTGACCGCGGTCTCCTTGCCTTTCGCCTCGGCCAGTATGGCGACGCAATCGCGCACCTGCGCCGCTATCTCCAGGCCGCGCCTGCAGGAGCAGAGCGCGACCGGATCAGCCGCCTCCTGGCATCGCTCGCGAGCTAG
- the smc gene encoding chromosome segregation protein SMC, giving the protein MLRALELVGFKTFASRTRFEFRGDLTAIVGPNGSGKSNVADAVRWVLAEPAGRGLRVRKAEDLLFAGGGGRPPAGYAEATIILDNTARVVPLDFDEVAVTRRLYRSGESDYWLNGRRVRQRDVFDALGRAGLFQSSYAVIGQGLIDAALSLRPEERRELIEEAADIRRHHAALEEARGRLAATRLNLQRLDDLLRELRPRVEKLAKFAADAEEHRRLTAALADLLATAYAIRWRAAQQRYERAAASAAERVGEHDALRARLQQTADRLTALRSEANAARHRHDHLLNELRTAHAAADRARHEAAFAAREIDRFTDELTRLEADAEEAERRAAQEQAALDAAEQELTRLRAEIERLETASRPSAEAADAEQRAVRLRRLLEERRAEQGALEAERRAALALRDRLAADLAALDRLSESPALDPALDAEIERTSEQAAALAGRIESLAAEREEARQWLTNAEEQLAALRAERAALLERLRDCDRRLQHLAYEEAAGEEYSPAVRAVLESAGWQFGAEKGRRSTATAARLTGIVGTVADLIEVPAGYELAFEAALGARSQDIVVESWREAEEAIQFLRAVGAGRATFLPLDTIQPGRRASWPAEPGVHGAAADLCRHDPRIRAIVDRLLGNVIIVDSLAVARRCLARNGRGHQFVTVRGETVGSWGAITGGSPPSRREGRWRRRARQASIRAEREALAQQGETLHRQIERLAAEAAGRRERERALAAERERLEHARAETARQLARLQARAEQRRVALEAAARRQEETAARRAQLMTEIEALTARLAVIDQRCSELGRERETIEREIAEAEAAVLEARQRLARDGAQLAALRAAERAGVDTVRRIGAGIAREREIAAAARRRRDLLARQRETARTDVERHEAVVAAALARAEMLQREAEALGHRRHALEQELDRLVEQEQAERADAAAAAERLAEARREREAAADALDQLRRRMEAEGLDPQRLPSPPPDVDLDEIERQITRLRARLRTLPSANYALIAEYEEERARLDHGLAQLADLRAAEANLAKTIESLETLIAERFDQTVAAVNAEFRRYFQRLFGGGSARLGVSESAGIEIEVQPPGKRAQSLALLSGGERALTAAALVFALLRVNPIPFCVLDEVDAALDESNVRRFVAALLELAATTQFVVITHNRVTIEAAAAVYGLTVGADGATKIVSLQLRETSSRAMPGGG; this is encoded by the coding sequence GTGCTTCGTGCGCTTGAACTGGTTGGTTTTAAGACGTTCGCCAGCCGCACCCGGTTCGAGTTTCGAGGCGACCTCACGGCGATCGTCGGTCCGAACGGAAGCGGCAAGAGCAACGTTGCTGACGCGGTGCGGTGGGTTCTTGCCGAGCCGGCGGGGCGGGGGCTGCGCGTCCGCAAGGCGGAAGACCTGCTCTTTGCCGGCGGCGGGGGGCGTCCGCCAGCCGGCTATGCTGAGGCAACCATCATCCTCGACAACACGGCGCGGGTGGTGCCGCTTGACTTCGACGAGGTGGCTGTCACGCGCCGCCTCTATCGCTCCGGTGAGAGCGACTATTGGCTGAATGGGCGGCGCGTCCGCCAGCGAGACGTGTTCGACGCGCTCGGCCGCGCCGGCCTGTTCCAAAGCAGCTACGCTGTGATTGGGCAGGGCTTGATCGACGCGGCGCTCTCTCTCCGTCCGGAAGAGCGGCGCGAACTGATCGAAGAGGCAGCTGACATCCGCCGTCATCATGCTGCGCTTGAAGAGGCACGAGGGCGGCTGGCGGCAACGCGCCTCAATCTTCAGCGGCTCGACGACCTCTTGCGCGAACTGCGCCCGCGCGTCGAGAAGCTGGCGAAGTTCGCTGCCGACGCCGAGGAGCATCGTCGCCTGACCGCGGCACTCGCCGACTTGCTTGCCACTGCGTATGCCATCCGCTGGCGAGCAGCGCAGCAGCGATACGAGCGGGCGGCAGCTTCCGCTGCAGAACGCGTGGGCGAGCACGACGCGCTTCGTGCCCGTCTCCAGCAGACGGCGGACCGGCTGACCGCACTCCGGAGCGAAGCGAATGCCGCACGCCACCGCCATGACCACCTCCTGAATGAACTGCGGACAGCGCACGCAGCGGCCGACCGCGCGCGCCATGAGGCGGCCTTTGCCGCTCGGGAGATCGATCGCTTCACCGATGAGCTGACCCGCCTCGAGGCGGATGCCGAAGAAGCGGAGCGCCGCGCTGCCCAAGAACAAGCCGCTCTGGACGCGGCAGAGCAGGAGCTGACCCGTCTCCGTGCCGAGATCGAGCGGCTCGAAACTGCGTCCCGACCGAGCGCGGAGGCGGCCGACGCAGAGCAGCGAGCGGTCAGGCTGCGTCGACTGCTCGAAGAGCGCCGAGCGGAGCAGGGAGCGCTCGAAGCCGAGCGCCGTGCGGCGCTCGCCCTGCGGGATCGGCTGGCCGCTGACCTCGCTGCCCTCGACCGCCTGAGTGAAAGCCCTGCCCTTGACCCAGCGCTCGATGCGGAGATTGAGCGAACCTCGGAGCAGGCGGCGGCGCTTGCCGGACGCATCGAGTCCTTGGCGGCAGAGCGAGAGGAAGCGCGCCAGTGGCTGACCAATGCCGAAGAGCAGCTGGCGGCCCTCCGCGCCGAGCGTGCGGCGCTCCTAGAGCGCCTTCGCGACTGCGATCGCCGTCTTCAGCATCTTGCCTACGAGGAGGCAGCCGGCGAGGAGTACTCTCCGGCGGTGCGGGCAGTGCTGGAGAGCGCCGGCTGGCAGTTCGGCGCTGAGAAAGGGCGCCGCAGCACTGCTACCGCGGCGCGTCTTACTGGAATTGTGGGAACGGTTGCTGACCTGATCGAGGTACCGGCGGGGTATGAATTGGCATTTGAAGCTGCGCTCGGTGCCCGCAGCCAGGATATCGTCGTCGAGAGCTGGCGAGAAGCGGAAGAAGCGATCCAGTTCTTGCGCGCTGTCGGGGCCGGCCGAGCGACGTTTCTCCCGCTCGACACCATTCAGCCGGGGCGCCGCGCGAGCTGGCCAGCCGAGCCGGGAGTGCATGGGGCCGCCGCCGACCTCTGTCGGCATGACCCGCGCATCCGCGCAATCGTGGACCGATTGCTAGGGAATGTCATCATCGTCGACAGCTTAGCGGTGGCGCGGCGCTGCCTTGCCCGCAATGGGCGCGGTCATCAATTCGTCACCGTGCGAGGAGAGACAGTCGGAAGCTGGGGCGCCATCACCGGCGGCAGCCCGCCCTCGCGCCGAGAAGGCAGGTGGCGCCGTCGCGCGCGCCAAGCGAGCATCCGCGCCGAGCGCGAGGCGCTGGCGCAGCAGGGAGAGACGCTCCACCGCCAGATCGAGCGGCTTGCCGCAGAGGCGGCAGGTCGACGCGAAAGAGAGCGAGCGCTTGCGGCAGAGCGAGAGCGCCTCGAGCATGCTCGGGCGGAGACGGCGCGGCAACTGGCTCGCCTGCAGGCGCGCGCTGAGCAGCGCCGCGTCGCCCTTGAGGCGGCAGCGCGCCGACAAGAGGAAACTGCAGCGCGGCGGGCACAGTTGATGACCGAGATCGAGGCTCTGACCGCTCGCCTCGCCGTGATCGATCAGCGGTGCTCCGAACTGGGCCGCGAGCGCGAGACGATTGAGCGCGAGATTGCCGAGGCGGAAGCGGCGGTTCTGGAGGCGCGGCAGCGCCTGGCCCGCGACGGCGCGCAGTTGGCTGCGCTGCGGGCGGCCGAGCGCGCTGGGGTCGACACAGTGCGGCGGATCGGCGCCGGCATTGCCCGGGAGCGCGAGATTGCCGCAGCAGCTCGCCGGCGGCGCGACCTCCTTGCGCGGCAGCGGGAGACGGCTCGCACCGATGTCGAGCGTCACGAGGCGGTGGTCGCGGCCGCTCTCGCGCGCGCGGAGATGCTTCAGCGCGAGGCCGAGGCGCTCGGTCACCGCCGCCATGCCCTCGAGCAGGAGCTGGACCGCCTCGTCGAGCAGGAGCAGGCTGAGCGGGCGGACGCTGCGGCCGCTGCGGAGCGGCTTGCCGAGGCACGCCGCGAGCGGGAGGCGGCAGCTGATGCGCTCGATCAGCTCCGCAGGCGCATGGAAGCAGAGGGGCTTGATCCCCAGCGACTTCCATCTCCTCCCCCGGATGTCGACCTAGACGAGATCGAGCGCCAGATCACGCGGCTGCGCGCGCGTCTCCGCACGCTGCCGAGCGCGAACTACGCGCTGATTGCGGAATATGAGGAGGAGCGGGCGCGGCTCGACCACGGGCTGGCGCAGCTTGCCGACCTGCGCGCCGCCGAAGCGAATTTGGCGAAGACGATTGAGTCGCTCGAAACGCTGATAGCGGAGCGGTTCGACCAGACGGTCGCAGCGGTCAATGCCGAATTTCGGCGCTACTTTCAGCGACTGTTCGGCGGCGGCTCCGCGCGGCTCGGGGTCAGCGAAAGCGCCGGGATCGAAATCGAAGTGCAGCCGCCGGGCAAGCGCGCGCAAAGTCTCGCCCTCCTTTCCGGCGGGGAGCGGGCACTGACGGCCGCTGCTCTCGTTTTCGCGCTCCTGCGCGTCAACCCGATCCCCTTCTGTGTCCTCGATGAGGTTGATGCTGCTCTCGATGAGAGCAACGTCCGGCGGTTTGTGGCTGCGCTCCTTGAACTGGCGGCGACGACGCAGTTTGTCGTCATCACCCATAATCGCGTCACCATCGAAGCGGCAGCAGCAGTGTATGGCCTGACGGTCGGCGCTGACGGCGCGACAAAGATTGTCTCCCTGCAGCTGCGGGAGACTAGCTCGCGAGCGATGCCAGGAGGCGGCTGA
- the rnc gene encoding ribonuclease III: MPELSELVARLGTPMTRPDLLQQALVHRSVVNERPNLSAGTNERLEFLGDAVLGFLIADALYQRLPNASEGELTALRASIVRKETLAAAARKLELGRWLLLGRGEEASGGRERDQILAAAFEAVVGAVYLSDGLAHARTVVLRELGPIVEEVVATGPRKDDKSRLQELTQARWQLTPVYELLEAVGPDHAKEFLVEVRVGAQVAGRGRGRTKQAAEQMAARQALASLTGAPAEASPAAIWPRPPGPEARAGDQSPSS, from the coding sequence GTGCCGGAGTTAAGCGAGCTTGTGGCGCGCCTCGGGACGCCAATGACCCGGCCTGACCTGCTGCAGCAAGCCTTGGTGCACCGGTCGGTTGTCAATGAGCGGCCGAACCTGAGCGCAGGGACGAACGAGCGGCTCGAGTTTCTTGGCGACGCTGTGCTCGGCTTTCTCATCGCGGACGCACTGTACCAGCGCTTGCCGAACGCGAGTGAGGGAGAGCTGACCGCGCTGCGCGCCTCGATTGTTCGCAAGGAGACGCTGGCAGCAGCGGCCCGCAAGCTCGAACTCGGCCGCTGGCTTCTGCTTGGCCGAGGCGAAGAGGCAAGCGGCGGCCGCGAACGCGACCAGATCCTCGCCGCCGCTTTTGAAGCGGTCGTCGGCGCGGTCTATCTCTCCGATGGCCTCGCCCATGCGCGGACCGTCGTCCTGCGCGAGCTGGGTCCTATCGTGGAGGAGGTTGTGGCAACAGGGCCGCGCAAGGATGACAAATCGCGCCTGCAGGAGCTGACCCAAGCGCGGTGGCAGCTGACCCCCGTCTATGAGCTCCTCGAGGCAGTCGGGCCGGACCACGCGAAGGAGTTCCTCGTCGAGGTCCGCGTTGGCGCGCAGGTGGCCGGCAGAGGGAGAGGGCGGACAAAACAAGCGGCTGAGCAGATGGCCGCGCGCCAGGCGCTCGCTTCCCTCACTGGCGCGCCGGCCGAGGCGTCTCCCGCAGCGATCTGGCCGCGGCCTCCCGGCCCGGAGGCGAGGGCGGGAGATCAGTCTCCCTCCTCCTGA